The Brassica rapa cultivar Chiifu-401-42 chromosome A10, CAAS_Brap_v3.01, whole genome shotgun sequence genome segment agattttggataattcaatattctatttttaattatataattaataattttatttaattaatatttagttatagaatttttgtttttaactttttacttaaagactttttcagataacaatacaatatatatagaagttatctcttttttaaattatattttcagattttggataattcttactattcttaataataatcaattatctaatcaaaattaattaaaatttcgtttttatttttttaatttatttatatattttattcattaagggtataaacgatattaatcaCTCTAGTTTTCAACGTGAGAGCTTcattgcaaaaatttacttcgcaaataataatatagatatgtgttagttatctataaaaaaaaatcatgtatttatattaattatgaaaaatatgaaaatcatagtgtaaaatacaaataattttaaagtttcaAAGGTATTATACAGACCAAAGAATCTGATAAAAAAAGATCAGAAAACAAAGCAAAAACCTCGTCTCATCCCATTCTCCGTGAGTGATTGTAGTGAGAGAACGGAGAGGAGAGAAAccaaaaaggtttttttttcatttgggtTTGATTCATAGATAGGTTTTACTTTTATCCTAGtgagatatttaaaatataaattggaCATCTTTGTAAATGCTATTTATTTATCAAAGATATTAAGTTTTGGTTTtccattaaaacaatatataaattcTAAACACAAGAAAGAATTAGGGTTTTgattaacaaaatattatcgGCAATGGACGAAGAACgggagaagaagaggagaaagatcAAGAGAGAAACAAATGACGATGATCATCATAGATCACAAGTAGACCATATTCCTGTTGATCTTACCTTGGAGATACTCTCAAGACTTCCTGTGAAATCGATTGTAAGATTTGGTTGTGTGTCAAAGCTATGGTCTTCTTTCATCACACTTCCATGTTTTATCAACTTGTTCGCGTCTCGGTCTTCGTTACGACAACCAAGTCTTCTACTCACCGTTGCACTAGAAAAGAAGAAGGCAATCAATTTCTCGTTTCCTCAAAACCAGAATCCTGACGGGTCATATTCTCCACTAGTTTTCAGCTGTCGATTTACAAACACTAATGATTGGGACTATCGACGTTGTTCAGACAGCGTCCATGGCTTGATTTTATGTCACGGATTTAAAATTTGGAACCCAAGCTTGAGACGGTTTTTTGTCTTACCACCACCTCCCAATGAACACATCTCGAGTTGGTGTTCGTCTTATTTAGGGTACGACATGTTGGAGGGTAAACACAAGGTATTATCTATACACCGATATTCACTACAGACTCAGGTCCTTACATTTGGAGCTCAAGAATCATGGAGAACAATAACTAAACCCCCTATGCACCCATATGACTCACGGGGACGATGCTTCAATGGAGTTGTGTATTATAGAGCTCATATTGATGATCAACCTATAATAATGAGCTTTGATGTCAAATCTGAAACCTTCAGTCCCATAAAATATCCTAAGGGTGTTTGTAAGTTGCGTTGTCACATGTTACCTTATGAGGGAAAGCTAGCCTTAGTTAAAAGGATTCATCCCGCTGGTGGTTTTGATCTCTATATTTTGAAAGATGAAGATGGACATGAATGGACGCATCAACGCCTTGTTTTTGAACCGAAGAGCGAATCGAGATATCGTATACGTTTCATGGGTGTCACTAATGCTGGTGAGCTTATTTTTACAACACCTGTTTTTCTTGAATCATTTTATGTTCTATATTTCGATCCGAGGAGAAACATCAGTAGAGAAGCCTTGTTTGAAGGACTTGATGGTGAGATTAGACGCCACGGACTTGATAGCGGATCTATGGAAACACTCGATATCATCCCAGACCACATCGAAAGTCTCTTGTCTATGTAAAGCAGCGCCTTAGCTTCACTCGCTCAATGCTcttcatgtgtttttttttattcccTTTCAGTGACGATTGATTTTTATGAAACTATATGTTTAGCTTATGTGTTTATAATAACTTTGTTACTGTTACAAAACCTTTCATCCGTCTCATGTCCTACTATGTTAATAATATGGAGGCTTCACAAGCGTTTGTCTTATAAGTTACTATTGAATAAAATATTCAAGTGATCTGTTGAAAAGAGTTAAGTTCCATCACACACTCTGTTTTATGGAATCAGTCGGAAAGAAACAAAACCATCCTAAGTTTGACGGAAACTATCCCTGATCAGGAGATCTTGCCTTGGAGGAGTCTAGTCGTTTTTTCACAAAAAGCCTGCTCATATCTTCTGTGGCAACATTGCTCCTGCAGATATACATAGTCCTAACGGTTATGCGATCATCAAATAAATGTTTCAAACAAGATAATTCATAAACACACAATTCATGAAAGCATCTGTTGTTCTCTCCTAAGTAACTTTGAATGATTGTTAGCAACACTCTCCATAgttattaaatagttttttgttaGATAAAATAAAGTGAAATATTTGAGATGAAAGAAGCCATGTTTCATGGACTCTAACCTTCCTTTGAGCTGAGGAGGCACAAGGACATTACCCAAAGTATCTGGGCTATTCTTGAAATGAGGCAGATTCCCTCTAGGTAGCTTGGAACGacgaggaagagaagaagatttcCCATTGAACTCTCGTTTCCGTAATGCACTTTCAGCCATTGCAGCTGCAACAACGGAGGCATGGTCATTTCCACTCACATGTGTGAGTCTCGGTGACTCCAGAAGAAGTAAAGCATCTGGTAGCTGAGGAAGCTCTTCACTTTTTTCCTTCTCCTTTAAAGATCTCCTAACAAAACACACAAACGGTCAACTACACTTAAACCAACTTTGACTGTAATATCAGAACTTGAATGAACATTCGTGTCTATTCTAAGACAAGAACAGCACTTGATATGTCTGTACGCAAATTAAGGCGCTTTAATTGCAAATAACAAGAACAAAGGGAACAGATTCGTAATCGGAAAAATCCAAAAATTGGGAAACCCTAAAATCACCTACCGTGTAATTGAAGGAGCTGGAGCGGGTTTCTGTTTCTGTTGCGGTTGTTGTGTGAGAGCTTCCTTGTGCTCCGCCGCAGCAGGTAAGACATCGTCGTCGGATGAAGAAGAATCGTCGTAGTCTACCAGCGACATACCTTCTCCCACCTAAACCCAAAACGACGTCGCTTCACTCTCCGTGCTCTCTTTATCTAACAAGAGCTAAAAagtatctattctattaaaacagcagatTGACCAATTGATAAAAGTTGTGTTCAATTATGTATTCCTATTATTTAGGGGTAATTTTTATAACTGCATCATTTATTACTTTTTTATATAACCAACTTTTATTTACGGgtc includes the following:
- the LOC103846571 gene encoding uncharacterized protein LOC103846571 — protein: MSLVDYDDSSSSDDDVLPAAAEHKEALTQQPQQKQKPAPAPSITRRSLKEKEKSEELPQLPDALLLLESPRLTHVSGNDHASVVAAAMAESALRKREFNGKSSSLPRRSKLPRGNLPHFKNSPDTLGNVLVPPQLKGRSNVATEDMSRLFVKKRLDSSKARSPDQG